The following coding sequences are from one Spirochaeta lutea window:
- a CDS encoding sensor histidine kinase, with product MKPWFFVVALAVLFGHGLGALYLLLLAETVELHPVLLYAPLLSGGVSLFGIVLALILRYRINLQILQRFNLSRADAASGKTSSPGILDLVCTPPESLAIRGLERLQDDFNARMNHQVLAHQEYTAVQARLIHDLKQPLSTLSLGLSNLPPEFKQPLEQELIRAIQKSDQALFALRSRSLHEDFLIRPVNPEHLVRAAIRRRVKECIPKSIRVTFSQFLDGLDFAETEELNSPQLPGCLVDAKWFSFMVDQVLINAVKYSPPGQPIGVEIRYSRNADTAGITVRNTAPNLTTSDLPRLGRWGYTGWADRTTSERLSEGAKQEMDHHDAGVPQSSGIGLYLLKRMAKAMNIGVTMTLESPQIFRLTLELPLDGGFYGVHGPAPTSR from the coding sequence ATGAAACCCTGGTTTTTTGTGGTTGCCCTGGCCGTTCTGTTTGGGCATGGACTTGGTGCTCTTTACCTCCTGCTGCTTGCAGAAACCGTCGAACTACATCCGGTATTGCTGTATGCCCCGCTCCTGAGCGGCGGCGTTTCACTCTTCGGTATAGTTCTGGCCCTTATCTTACGCTACCGGATAAACCTTCAGATCCTCCAGCGATTCAATCTCTCCCGGGCAGATGCGGCTTCGGGAAAGACCAGCAGCCCGGGAATCCTAGACCTTGTGTGTACCCCTCCGGAGAGCTTGGCCATCCGGGGATTAGAAAGACTCCAGGATGATTTCAATGCCCGAATGAACCATCAGGTCTTGGCTCACCAGGAGTACACCGCCGTCCAAGCGCGGTTAATCCATGATTTGAAGCAGCCCCTCTCCACCTTATCTCTGGGGCTCAGCAATCTGCCCCCGGAATTCAAGCAGCCCCTGGAGCAGGAGCTCATCCGGGCAATTCAAAAAAGCGATCAAGCCCTTTTTGCTCTGCGAAGCCGGAGTTTGCATGAGGACTTTCTCATTCGGCCGGTGAACCCGGAACATCTGGTGCGGGCGGCAATCCGGCGCCGGGTAAAGGAATGCATTCCTAAGTCCATCCGGGTGACTTTTTCGCAATTCCTGGATGGACTTGATTTCGCTGAAACTGAAGAGCTGAACAGCCCCCAGCTTCCGGGGTGTTTGGTGGACGCCAAGTGGTTCTCCTTTATGGTAGACCAGGTTCTCATAAACGCCGTAAAGTACAGCCCCCCGGGTCAGCCCATTGGGGTGGAAATACGGTACTCCCGCAATGCCGATACTGCCGGCATCACCGTGAGGAATACTGCACCAAATCTCACTACATCAGATCTTCCGCGCCTGGGTCGCTGGGGATACACCGGCTGGGCGGACCGCACCACCTCTGAACGGCTGTCCGAGGGAGCCAAACAGGAAATGGATCACCATGACGCCGGTGTACCCCAATCCAGCGGGATCGGCTTGTACCTCTTGAAACGTATGGCAAAGGCAATGAATATCGGCGTTACCATGACATTGGAATCCCCCCAAATCTTCCGATTAACCCTGGAGCTACCCTTAGACGGAGGATTCTACGGTGTCCATGGGCCTGCTCCGACATCCAGGTGA
- a CDS encoding response regulator transcription factor, which yields MKYRLAILEDDGALAEHLRSLFSEYGYQVECFSQAKDLVAQCTHRQFHLFLLDVNLPGPDGYWACNQIRGQTTAPVLFLSSRDSSMDVVHGLSVGGDDYIPKPFEFPVLLAKVQALLRRSYELAETAPGILSWADLRLNLAGDYLYHDSHLDTPVQLSRNEARILQALMEAQGGVVSRDALIEALWKRDAYVDDNTLTVNVARLRRRLEHLGYRGSRVETCKGEGYRLV from the coding sequence ATGAAGTACCGTCTAGCGATTCTGGAGGATGATGGTGCCCTAGCTGAACACCTCCGGAGCCTTTTCTCGGAATACGGGTACCAGGTAGAGTGCTTTTCTCAGGCAAAGGATCTGGTTGCCCAATGTACACATCGCCAGTTCCATTTGTTTCTTCTGGATGTGAACCTTCCTGGACCGGATGGATACTGGGCATGTAATCAAATTCGGGGGCAAACCACCGCCCCTGTCCTGTTTCTTAGCTCCCGGGATTCCTCCATGGATGTGGTACATGGGCTTTCGGTGGGAGGCGATGACTATATTCCCAAGCCCTTCGAATTCCCGGTACTTCTCGCCAAGGTTCAGGCATTGCTCCGGCGAAGCTACGAGTTGGCGGAGACGGCACCGGGAATCTTATCCTGGGCGGACCTCAGGTTAAACCTTGCGGGTGACTACCTTTATCACGATTCCCATCTGGACACACCCGTCCAACTCAGCAGAAACGAGGCTCGGATACTACAAGCCCTGATGGAGGCTCAGGGCGGGGTAGTATCCCGGGATGCCCTCATTGAGGCACTCTGGAAGCGGGATGCGTATGTGGATGATAATACCCTGACAGTGAACGTTGCCCGGCTCCGGCGGCGGTTAGAACATCTGGGATACCGAGGATCTCGGGTGGAAACCTGTAAGGGCGAAGGGTACCGGTTGGTATGA
- a CDS encoding alpha/beta fold hydrolase codes for MTPLLILLHNGFENARTWLPLLPELARDFRPLAFHRRGYDPGIPLAKPEQDWVVSLHPPVDPGDPRAVAQSIPQDTVEDGIEELAEIVQTHAAPGEQVLLWGHCLGGAIALGYAARNPGRVGGIFAEAPGLYSDRALASKATWLLCDFQELPAAYQDYFTAMHGPERASILWHSIRSHTASYIMNPRYSLLNEIAGLKVPVTLWQGDRDVYFSPEYLEPVLRALPRGRSIIEPGGLHDLHAQHPQRALELARMALGGVQ; via the coding sequence ATGACCCCCTTACTCATTTTGCTCCATAACGGATTCGAAAATGCCCGGACCTGGCTGCCCCTGCTTCCCGAGCTTGCCCGGGATTTCCGTCCCCTGGCCTTCCACCGGAGGGGCTACGATCCGGGTATTCCCCTGGCTAAACCCGAACAGGACTGGGTCGTAAGTCTCCATCCCCCGGTGGATCCCGGGGACCCCCGGGCGGTAGCCCAGTCCATTCCCCAGGACACCGTGGAAGACGGAATTGAGGAGCTGGCAGAGATCGTACAGACCCATGCGGCTCCCGGGGAGCAGGTCCTGCTCTGGGGGCATTGCCTGGGAGGCGCCATTGCTCTGGGCTACGCTGCCCGGAATCCCGGCAGGGTGGGGGGGATATTCGCAGAGGCTCCCGGCCTCTACTCGGACCGGGCCCTGGCATCCAAGGCAACCTGGCTGCTCTGCGACTTTCAGGAATTGCCGGCTGCCTACCAGGACTATTTTACCGCCATGCACGGCCCGGAGCGAGCATCCATTCTCTGGCACAGTATCCGCAGCCATACCGCCAGCTACATCATGAATCCCCGGTATAGCCTGCTTAATGAGATTGCCGGGCTCAAGGTTCCGGTAACCCTTTGGCAGGGCGATCGGGACGTGTATTTTTCTCCCGAATATCTGGAACCCGTGCTCCGGGCCCTTCCCCGGGGCAGGAGTATTATCGAGCCCGGAGGACTTCACGATCTCCACGCCCAACACCCTCAACGCGCCCTGGAACTCGCCCGGATGGCCTTGGGTGGGGTGCAATGA
- the tkt gene encoding transketolase, which yields MGEIQIEEIGRLAANIRVLSADAVQRANSGHPGLPLGMAELAATLYTRVLHHYPGDPQWAGRDRFVLSAGHGSMLLYSILHLCGYELSMEELTQFRQYGSKTPGHPEFGVTPGVETTTGPLGQGLSNAVGMAMEQEHLAARYNRPGHEIFSYHTYVLVGDGCMMEGITSEAASLAGHLGLGRLICFYDSNAITIEGSTELAFSESVADRFRAYGWQVLEADPYDSTSILRAVDQAKAVTTRPSLIVLPSIIGKGAEGLEGSHKVHGAPLGAEAVAKMKTKLGFDPAGEFQVSAKVSSHIQSLQGGWKASWDDWNARLTAWAEAYPELAREYRSLDSQIPQAEVAWPDFEPGKSIATRKANGAVMQAVAQAYPGLLGGSADLSPSTNTTLTEYEDFSPQNPQGRNLHFGVREHAMAGIMNGLAASGRLRPFGSTFLTFSDYLRPSIRLAALSKIAPIYVFTHDSFYVGEDGPTHQPIEHICSLRAIIDHVLIRPGDAQECIAAWQIALEIRDKPVSLLMTRQNLEVYPKPEGWLELARRGAYQVHQTGSGSPDLTVLATGSEVSLSLESAKLLGLNIRVVSILSLELVGSWSSQEQQALFGPLDRRVAVEASRGMSWHAYIIPGNTYGIDSYCASAPGEVVAEKIGFTPQALADWLAERAK from the coding sequence ATGGGAGAGATTCAGATAGAAGAGATCGGACGGCTGGCGGCAAATATCCGCGTACTGTCGGCGGATGCGGTTCAGAGGGCGAATTCCGGACACCCCGGCTTGCCCCTGGGGATGGCGGAGCTGGCTGCTACCCTGTATACCCGGGTGCTGCACCACTACCCCGGTGACCCCCAGTGGGCAGGACGGGACCGGTTTGTCTTGAGCGCAGGGCACGGTTCCATGCTTCTGTACTCCATTCTGCATCTCTGCGGCTATGAGCTTTCCATGGAGGAGCTGACCCAGTTCCGGCAGTACGGCTCCAAGACCCCGGGGCATCCGGAATTCGGGGTTACCCCCGGGGTTGAAACCACCACGGGCCCCCTTGGACAGGGGCTGAGCAACGCCGTGGGCATGGCCATGGAGCAGGAGCATCTGGCTGCCCGGTACAACCGGCCCGGTCACGAGATCTTCTCCTACCATACCTACGTCTTGGTCGGGGACGGTTGTATGATGGAGGGCATTACCAGCGAGGCTGCATCCCTGGCAGGCCACCTTGGTCTCGGTAGGCTCATCTGCTTCTACGATTCCAATGCAATTACCATCGAGGGTTCTACGGAGCTTGCCTTCAGCGAGTCCGTGGCGGACCGCTTCCGTGCCTACGGCTGGCAGGTCCTGGAGGCTGATCCTTACGATTCCACCTCCATCCTGCGGGCGGTTGACCAGGCTAAGGCGGTTACGACCCGGCCGAGCCTTATCGTGCTACCCTCCATCATCGGCAAGGGTGCGGAGGGCCTGGAGGGCAGCCATAAGGTTCATGGTGCTCCCCTGGGTGCCGAGGCTGTTGCAAAAATGAAAACCAAGCTGGGCTTTGATCCCGCAGGTGAGTTTCAGGTTTCTGCAAAGGTGAGTTCCCACATTCAGTCTCTTCAGGGGGGCTGGAAAGCCAGTTGGGATGATTGGAATGCCCGGTTAACCGCCTGGGCAGAGGCCTACCCTGAACTTGCCAGGGAATACCGGAGTCTTGATAGCCAAATCCCCCAGGCAGAGGTAGCCTGGCCGGATTTTGAACCAGGAAAGAGCATCGCCACCCGGAAGGCCAACGGGGCGGTAATGCAGGCTGTAGCCCAGGCCTATCCCGGTCTTTTGGGCGGCAGCGCCGACCTAAGCCCCTCCACCAATACAACCCTGACGGAATACGAGGACTTTTCCCCCCAGAACCCCCAGGGCCGGAATCTGCATTTCGGCGTCCGGGAGCACGCCATGGCCGGGATCATGAACGGTCTGGCCGCCTCGGGTCGGCTGCGCCCCTTCGGCTCAACCTTTTTAACCTTTTCCGACTATCTCCGGCCCTCCATCCGCCTGGCCGCTCTTTCAAAAATCGCACCGATTTACGTCTTCACCCACGATTCCTTCTACGTCGGTGAAGACGGCCCCACCCACCAGCCCATCGAACACATCTGTTCTCTCCGGGCGATTATAGACCATGTGTTGATCCGCCCCGGGGACGCCCAGGAATGTATTGCAGCCTGGCAGATCGCCCTGGAGATCCGGGATAAGCCGGTATCCCTGCTCATGACCCGCCAGAACCTGGAGGTCTATCCCAAACCCGAGGGCTGGTTGGAACTGGCCCGCCGGGGCGCATACCAGGTGCACCAGACAGGTTCCGGCAGCCCGGATCTTACCGTGTTGGCCACGGGGAGCGAGGTGTCTCTATCCTTGGAGTCGGCCAAACTCCTGGGGCTAAACATACGAGTGGTGTCCATCCTCAGCCTTGAGCTTGTCGGATCATGGTCTTCCCAGGAGCAGCAGGCTCTTTTCGGACCCTTGGACCGGCGGGTCGCCGTGGAAGCCAGCCGCGGCATGAGCTGGCATGCTTACATTATTCCCGGAAACACCTACGGGATTGATAGCTACTGTGCCTCTGCTCCCGGTGAGGTTGTGGCCGAAAAGATCGGTTTTACGCCCCAGGCCCTGGCGGACTGGCTGGCAGAGAGGGCAAAATAA
- a CDS encoding GNAT family N-acetyltransferase: MTIQRGFSEAIKPGITEVFWLTAQRSDFESDRDREIYYNRWAGGYLEHYPQWVYTAQEDGVVLGYLLGCPDSTQALSVLDFPGLDLFTSFFADYPAHLHINVHPQGQGKGIGRKLIEAYCRDLKHEGVPGVHLITTAEAKNPGFYRAVGFTFEHPKPGKGYTLLFMGRSLAEV, translated from the coding sequence ATGACTATCCAGCGTGGCTTTTCAGAGGCAATCAAACCGGGAATAACCGAGGTATTCTGGCTCACCGCCCAGCGGTCAGATTTTGAATCCGACCGGGATCGGGAGATCTACTACAACCGCTGGGCCGGAGGATACCTTGAGCATTACCCCCAGTGGGTATATACCGCTCAGGAAGACGGCGTGGTGTTGGGATATCTCCTCGGCTGCCCGGACAGCACCCAAGCCCTGTCCGTCCTGGACTTTCCGGGCCTAGACCTGTTCACCTCATTTTTCGCCGACTACCCTGCCCACCTGCACATCAACGTGCATCCCCAGGGCCAGGGTAAGGGCATCGGCCGGAAACTCATTGAGGCCTACTGCCGGGATTTGAAGCATGAGGGAGTCCCCGGGGTGCATCTGATTACCACCGCCGAGGCGAAAAACCCCGGCTTCTACCGGGCTGTGGGATTTACCTTCGAACACCCCAAGCCCGGCAAGGGGTACACCCTGCTGTTCATGGGAAGATCCCTGGCTGAGGTGTAG
- a CDS encoding endo-1,4-beta-xylanase: MTNQTPRGGSRPKTNREHGTWLRACRKPRGVAPCPVAQVWVVFGVILLLASSMMGCATQEASPSASQAGSGGLNGVFSEHFTIGGAVNSSTVLGSRELIVKHFGSLTAENEMKPMVIHPRMGSWIPYGADEIANLAREHGMGMRGHTLVWHQQTPGWFFSSMGAQASPEVLLERLEDHFTRMQDRYGDVVYAWDVVNEAISDAPGEFLRPSPYLEILGEDYIEEAFRLAKRIMPDAKLYYNDYSVLDPAKQDKIYTLLSGLLEKGVPIDGIGFQGHWNIYFPDSRTLERGIQRFAALGLDVQITELDVSVYRHEDRATRLKEPTPEILELQADRYREIFQTLVNNSQYVSNVTFWGVADDKTWLDNFPVSGRKNWPLLFAEDHSPKPAYYAVVEAAGGNP, translated from the coding sequence ATGACTAACCAAACCCCTCGGGGCGGATCTCGCCCCAAGACCAACCGGGAGCACGGAACCTGGTTACGAGCGTGCAGGAAACCCCGGGGTGTCGCCCCCTGTCCGGTAGCCCAGGTGTGGGTGGTGTTTGGGGTGATTTTGCTCCTGGCCTCATCCATGATGGGCTGTGCAACCCAGGAAGCCTCCCCATCGGCGTCCCAGGCCGGTTCCGGCGGTCTGAATGGGGTGTTTTCCGAACATTTTACCATCGGCGGCGCGGTTAATTCCTCTACAGTTCTCGGGTCTCGGGAACTAATTGTGAAACACTTCGGAAGCCTTACGGCAGAAAATGAAATGAAGCCCATGGTCATCCACCCGAGAATGGGCTCGTGGATACCCTACGGCGCCGATGAGATCGCCAACCTTGCCCGGGAACACGGTATGGGCATGCGAGGCCACACCCTGGTATGGCATCAACAGACCCCGGGCTGGTTCTTTTCCAGCATGGGGGCCCAGGCCAGCCCCGAGGTACTCCTGGAGCGCCTGGAGGATCATTTCACCCGGATGCAAGACCGGTACGGCGATGTGGTCTATGCCTGGGATGTGGTGAACGAGGCCATTTCTGATGCTCCCGGGGAGTTCCTTCGGCCGTCCCCCTACCTGGAGATTCTCGGGGAGGATTACATCGAAGAGGCCTTCCGATTAGCGAAACGGATCATGCCCGATGCAAAACTCTACTACAACGACTACAGCGTACTGGATCCGGCTAAACAGGATAAGATCTACACCCTGCTCTCCGGGCTTCTGGAAAAGGGGGTTCCCATCGACGGTATCGGATTCCAGGGTCACTGGAACATCTACTTCCCCGACTCCCGGACCCTGGAACGGGGAATCCAGCGCTTTGCAGCCCTGGGACTGGATGTACAGATTACCGAATTAGACGTCTCGGTCTACCGGCATGAGGACCGGGCTACCCGCCTCAAGGAACCCACCCCGGAGATCCTGGAGCTGCAAGCCGACCGGTACAGGGAGATATTCCAAACCCTGGTCAACAATTCCCAGTACGTCAGCAACGTGACCTTCTGGGGGGTAGCGGATGATAAAACCTGGCTGGATAATTTCCCGGTCAGCGGTAGGAAAAACTGGCCCCTGCTCTTTGCCGAGGATCATAGTCCCAAGCCGGCGTATTATGCGGTTGTCGAGGCAGCCGGGGGGAATCCTTGA
- a CDS encoding glycoside hydrolase family 43 protein, with translation MPTIHNPILRGFNPDPSICRVGEDFYIAVSTFQWFPGVLVYHSRNLETWTLASRPLQRRSQLDMAGNPSSGGIWAPCLTHAEGQFWLIYTDVKNWAGSPPDHGNGFKDTHNYLVTAPDIQGPWSEPIYLNSSGFDPSLFHDEDGKKYLLNQVWDYRPGHNSFAGIVLQEYDHRRRRLVGPRSNIFSGTSIGVTEAPHLYKRGDYYYLMTAEGGTEYAHAVTLARSKSLTGPYELHPQTPLLSSVRDRQGFREARKEARDETPFLFPGLQKAGHGSMVPWQGDEWILAHLCGRPLPGTQHCPLGRETALQRLTWREDAWPWPDEPGSRTTVEFSQRPGLANTAKKSTRQPGIYQPDGVQIHPRIWQEDFNAPGWSKELQTLRIPADDRYDIRSRPGWLRLTGAESPTSRFRQSLLARRAQSFRWRGETKLSAVPEDFQQFAGLVVRYDEATQYILRIQGDGQGGQSLGIIVFDQQRINLPLAEQEVPVDGSQLWLAVRMDYRTLQFEWSQDGSAWQTIGPELDASKLSDEYAHPMGFTGTFLGLGCFDLSGRSFTADFDYLTYQEEDHD, from the coding sequence ATGCCGACCATACATAATCCAATCCTCCGGGGATTCAACCCTGATCCTTCCATTTGCAGGGTAGGGGAGGATTTCTACATCGCCGTAAGCACCTTCCAGTGGTTCCCCGGGGTGTTGGTCTACCATAGCCGGAACCTGGAGACCTGGACCTTGGCGTCCAGGCCCCTCCAGCGCAGGAGTCAGCTGGATATGGCGGGAAATCCGTCCTCCGGGGGGATCTGGGCACCCTGTCTAACCCATGCCGAGGGACAGTTCTGGCTCATCTACACGGATGTGAAGAACTGGGCTGGTTCCCCCCCGGACCACGGAAACGGATTCAAGGACACCCATAACTATCTGGTTACCGCTCCGGACATCCAGGGCCCCTGGAGCGAGCCCATATACCTGAACTCCAGCGGTTTTGACCCGAGTCTCTTCCACGATGAGGACGGGAAAAAATACCTGCTAAACCAGGTATGGGATTACCGGCCGGGTCATAACAGCTTTGCAGGCATCGTTCTTCAGGAATACGACCACCGCCGCCGGCGTCTGGTGGGCCCGCGATCCAATATTTTCAGCGGTACGTCCATCGGGGTTACCGAAGCGCCCCATCTCTATAAGCGGGGCGATTATTATTACCTCATGACCGCCGAAGGCGGCACCGAGTACGCCCACGCCGTCACCCTCGCCCGGAGTAAAAGCCTGACCGGCCCCTACGAACTCCACCCCCAGACCCCCTTGCTCAGCTCAGTACGGGACCGCCAGGGCTTCAGGGAAGCAAGAAAAGAAGCCAGGGATGAAACCCCCTTTCTGTTCCCGGGGCTTCAAAAGGCAGGCCACGGCAGTATGGTTCCCTGGCAGGGCGATGAATGGATCCTGGCGCATCTCTGCGGACGGCCCCTGCCGGGCACTCAGCATTGTCCCCTGGGTCGGGAAACCGCTCTTCAGCGTCTAACCTGGCGCGAGGACGCCTGGCCCTGGCCGGACGAACCTGGCTCCCGGACAACCGTAGAGTTTTCCCAGCGCCCCGGCCTCGCCAACACAGCCAAAAAAAGCACCAGGCAACCCGGAATCTACCAACCCGACGGGGTTCAGATTCACCCCCGGATATGGCAGGAGGATTTCAACGCCCCGGGCTGGTCCAAAGAGCTGCAAACCCTGCGCATTCCCGCAGATGATCGCTACGACATCCGTTCCAGACCCGGTTGGCTTCGGTTAACCGGCGCCGAAAGCCCCACCAGCCGGTTCCGCCAGAGTCTCCTGGCCCGGCGGGCCCAGAGCTTCCGCTGGCGGGGAGAAACCAAACTCAGTGCAGTACCCGAGGATTTTCAGCAATTCGCCGGTTTAGTGGTCCGTTACGATGAAGCCACCCAGTACATTCTCCGCATACAGGGCGATGGACAGGGCGGTCAGAGCCTGGGAATCATTGTCTTCGATCAACAGCGTATCAACCTGCCCTTGGCGGAACAGGAGGTACCGGTCGACGGATCCCAACTATGGCTAGCGGTCCGAATGGATTACCGAACCCTGCAATTCGAATGGAGTCAGGACGGTTCAGCCTGGCAGACCATCGGCCCCGAATTGGATGCCTCAAAACTATCCGACGAGTACGCCCATCCCATGGGCTTTACGGGGACCTTCCTCGGCCTGGGATGTTTCGACCTCAGCGGCCGTTCCTTTACCGCCGACTTTGACTACCTAACCTACCAGGAGGAAGACCATGACTAA
- a CDS encoding carbohydrate ABC transporter permease — MIIEKQSLAGKIGLYTFLVVLAFICVLPFYMMVINSTRSNVEISQNVWVTPGQDLEENYEIIQGKVNIWRGFLSSFIITVPSVVLSAFFSALTAYGFAKFRFKGRNILFWVVLGTMMIPQQLGLIGYYDLVVGLGLIDTYAPLILPMIANAGMVFFVRAYIEQSVSDSLIEAAIIDGAGEFYIFNRIVFPLAMPAVATMSIFTFINKWNDLITPMILLHSAEKFPMPLVISNIRGLYEANYGAIYLGVTISIIPIILVVVFFSKAIIRGLTIGAVKG; from the coding sequence ATGATTATCGAAAAACAGAGCCTAGCAGGAAAAATCGGACTGTACACCTTCCTGGTCGTTTTGGCCTTCATCTGTGTACTGCCGTTTTATATGATGGTGATTAACTCCACCCGGAGCAATGTGGAGATCTCTCAGAATGTCTGGGTAACCCCCGGCCAGGATCTGGAGGAGAACTATGAAATCATCCAGGGGAAGGTGAATATTTGGCGAGGTTTTCTATCCAGCTTCATCATTACCGTTCCTTCAGTGGTGCTCTCAGCCTTCTTTAGTGCGCTAACGGCCTACGGGTTTGCGAAGTTCCGCTTCAAGGGCCGGAACATACTGTTCTGGGTAGTCCTAGGCACCATGATGATACCCCAGCAGCTCGGACTCATCGGATACTATGATCTGGTGGTGGGGTTGGGTCTCATAGACACCTATGCTCCCCTGATTCTTCCCATGATCGCCAATGCGGGAATGGTGTTTTTCGTCCGGGCCTACATCGAGCAGAGTGTCAGTGACAGCCTCATTGAAGCTGCCATCATCGACGGGGCCGGGGAGTTTTACATCTTCAACCGGATCGTCTTTCCCCTGGCTATGCCCGCGGTGGCCACCATGTCGATCTTCACATTCATTAACAAATGGAACGATCTCATAACCCCCATGATTCTTCTCCACTCCGCAGAAAAGTTCCCCATGCCCCTGGTTATTTCTAATATTCGGGGACTCTATGAGGCGAACTACGGAGCGATCTACCTGGGAGTGACCATATCGATCATCCCCATCATCCTGGTGGTGGTGTTCTTTTCCAAGGCGATCATCAGGGGACTAACCATTGGCGCCGTAAAGGGGTAA
- a CDS encoding carbohydrate ABC transporter permease — MSQRVPAGPPAAARFDRPPRLGFFSKRGNKGYLFIAPFFLAFLTFQLYPIISTFVLSLQTPINMYENEFIGLGNYQRLFTTELFYQSIGNTWKIWLMNFIPQVGFALYLGVVLTDYNIKGKETFRTFFFLPNLVTAASIGVLFAVLMDWRFGTLNMMLMRIGIISEPINYLTIPGVTQATVSFIQWWQWFGYTTIIVMAGLSAMDTELYEAAYIDGAGRGQVFYRITLPLLRPTLAYIMVTSLIGGLQIFDIPRVLTNGRGAPDNALTTMVLYLYNQAFRNYNVGYAAALAYVLFIMILILSVLSYRMLHYDGKPKRGGSR, encoded by the coding sequence ATGAGTCAACGGGTCCCTGCCGGCCCGCCAGCGGCTGCACGATTCGACCGTCCACCTCGTCTGGGCTTTTTTTCAAAACGGGGAAACAAGGGGTATCTATTTATCGCCCCGTTCTTTCTTGCCTTTTTAACCTTTCAATTGTATCCCATTATCTCAACCTTCGTATTGAGTCTCCAGACTCCCATAAACATGTACGAAAACGAGTTCATTGGACTGGGCAACTATCAGCGGCTGTTTACCACTGAGTTATTCTACCAATCCATCGGGAATACCTGGAAAATCTGGCTCATGAATTTTATTCCCCAGGTGGGCTTTGCCCTGTATCTGGGGGTTGTCCTGACGGACTATAATATCAAAGGAAAAGAGACATTCCGCACCTTTTTCTTTCTTCCTAACCTGGTCACCGCTGCCTCCATCGGGGTTCTTTTTGCAGTGCTTATGGATTGGCGCTTTGGAACCCTGAACATGATGCTCATGCGGATCGGGATCATATCCGAACCCATCAACTACCTGACCATCCCGGGGGTAACCCAGGCCACGGTTTCCTTCATCCAATGGTGGCAGTGGTTCGGATACACCACCATCATCGTCATGGCCGGACTCAGTGCCATGGATACCGAGTTGTATGAGGCTGCCTACATTGACGGGGCCGGTCGGGGACAGGTCTTCTACCGTATAACCCTGCCCCTCCTGCGGCCCACCCTGGCGTACATCATGGTTACCTCCCTGATAGGGGGACTGCAGATCTTCGACATTCCCCGGGTTCTCACCAACGGACGCGGAGCACCGGATAACGCCCTGACAACCATGGTCTTGTACCTCTACAACCAAGCCTTCAGGAACTACAACGTGGGTTACGCTGCGGCCCTGGCCTACGTACTCTTCATCATGATTCTGATTCTATCCGTCCTATCCTACCGAATGCTGCACTACGATGGGAAACCCAAACGAGGGGGTAGCCGATGA